In Limisphaera ngatamarikiensis, the DNA window GACCGGCATTATGTGCTGGCGATGGACATGGCGGAGGGTGGTTGGCGCGGGCTTTTTCAGTCGGTGCGTGTGCCCGAGGTGCGCTGGGGTACCAACGTGATTCGCCGGCCTGCCCTGTGGACCGTACCGGCCGGGCGCCCCGCGCCGGCGGGCGGAGTTTCGGCGGCCGGGGGAGGATCGCCATGATTTCCGAGCGCAGGATCCATCGCACGCAGGTGACGGCGGCGATCGTGGCGGTGCTGCTGCTGTTGGTGTACTGGTTCGGCTACCGGACGCTGAGCCGGCGGGTTCAGGAGCTCAACGGTCCGCTGGGTGCGGCACGGAAGCAATTGGTGGCAATGGCGCGGACCAACGTGTACGCCCGGGGCCTGGCGGCGTCGGTCCTGCAGGAGACCGCCCTGCAGATGCAGCTTTCGAGGGACCGCTTGCTGCAGGCGGGCCGGATGGTGTCGGCGCGGGTGGCCTGGGACGAGTTGACGAGGCAACGTCTGGTGGGGGAGTTTCAGCTGCTGGAGTTTGACCGGCAACGGTACCTGACCATGGCGGATTTGCGGACCCGGGCGGCTTCGGCCAAGGTGACGGTGGCGGACGCGGTTTGGGCGCAGTATCCGGACTACGATGCGACGTTGGTGCCGGCGTCGCTGCATTGGGCGCTGTTGGCCACGGCGCAACAGATTCTGTTGACGGCGATTCATTGTCAGGTGGGTGCGATCAGCAACCTGACGGTGCTGCCGACACTGAGCTACCCGGCCGAGGAATCCGGTCCGCCCCAGTGGCATCAATTTCGCGTGCAGCTGGAGCTGGCCGGGCCGGCCGCGGCATTGGAGCGGTTTTTGCGGAGTTTGCCGGTGCGACCCGAGGACGGGCCGATGGGCGGTGTGGTTCCGATCCCGGGCAAAACGCAGGCGTTTTTTGTGGACCGGATGCTGATGAAGAACGTGAGTGCCAATCCGGATGTGACCGCGCTGGAGGTGGTGATCAGCGCGTTTTGTGCGCATCCGCAGTCCCGGCCCGAGACATGAGCCCGGTGATCCAAAAGACCCTGGCGGTGGTGGGTCTGGCCCTGGTGTTGGGGTTGGGGGCGGGGTTGAGCGTGCTGCGGGATCTGGACGATGCGGTGCCCGAGGCAGCCGCTGCGCCGGCCCCGGGGGGGGCGGGGTCTGCGGCCCTGCTGCCGGGGCCGGAATTTGCGGACCGGTTTGACGACCGGGTCTGGTTGCGGAGTGTGGCGGTGACGAACGCGACGCCGGCGTTTGTGACGACCTATTTTCGTCCGCCGCCGCCCCCGCCCCCGCCGGTGCGCAAGACCGAGAAATTCCGGCTCACCTACCAGGGGTATTTTGAAACGGCGGACGGCGTGCAGCGTGCGTATGTATTGATCAATGACCGTCTGGCGATTCTGCCGCCCGGCGCGAAGGTGGTGGGCGACGTGATGATTGGGGAGATCAACCGGCTGGAGTTGCGCCTGTTGCAGGCGGGCACGCAGACGGTGGTGGTCCCGTTCCGGGGCACGAAAGAGGTGGAGGTGCCGGTCGAATGAGCGCCAACGAACCTGCCAGGCCGGTGGAGGTGGGCGAGTTACTCGTGCAGCGGGGGATCCTGTCGCCGAAGCTCCTGGAGCTGGTGCGGCGGCGGCAGGCCCGGCTGGGGATTCCGCAGCACCGGGCGATTGTGGAGTTGAACTATGCCTCGGAGGAGGACACGTACCGGGCGCTGGCCGAGCTGCACGGCCTGCCGTTTGAGGACGTCAGCGGGGTGGATGTCCCAACGGAGGTGCTCAAAGAGGTGCCGTTGAAGCTGATTTTTCACTATCGTCTGCTGCCGTTGCGCCGCGAGGGGGATGCGCTGGTGGTGGCGGTGTCGGAGCCGCCGCTTCCCATGGAGGAGGGGAACCTGCGGTTGATTCTGCATCGGCCGCTTCAGTTCGTGCTGAGCAGTCCCAGTGCGATCCAGGCGGCGCTGCGGAAGCATTTTGGTCTGGGGGCGGAGACGATCCAGCAGCTGCGGGACGAGCGGGCCTGGGAGGAGCCCGGCGCGGAGATGGTGTTTGACGTGAAGCCGGCCGAGGACGATCCGGCGGTTCAGGCCTCCATCGCCCGGCTGGTGGATCAGATCTTGGTGGAGGCGTTGCGGCTGGACGCGACGGACATTCACATCGAACCGTACCCGGAGGAGATCCGGTTGCGATATCGGATTGACGGGGTGTTGCAGACCATTCCGGTTCCGGCCGGCCTGCGGAGGCTGCATCCGGCGTTGGTATCGCGGCTGAAGATCATGGCGGGGCTGAACATTGCGGAGAAGCGGCTGCCGCAGGACGGGCGGATCGCCATGAAGACGGGCGGGGAATCCTACGACCTGCGCGTTTCGGTGCTGCCCACGGCCCATGGGGAGGCGCTGTGTCTGCGGGTGCTGGGGCGTCAGAGTCTGTTTCTGGACCTGGGCCAGCTGGGCATGGAGCCCGAGCAGGAGACGCTGATGCGGGAGCTGGTGCAGTTGCCGCAGGGCATGGTGTTGTTGACCGGGCCCACGGGCAGCGGCAAGACCACCACGTTGTATGCCGCGCTGGCGCAGGCCAATGACGAGGGCCGGAAGATCATCACCCTGGAAAACCCGGTGGAGTACCAGATTCACGGGATTGCGCAGATTCAGACCCGCGAGGAGATCGGCCTGACCTTTGCCAGCGGTCTGAGGGCGGTGTTGCGGCATGATCCGGATGTGATCCTGATCGGTGAGATCCGGGATCCGGAGACGGCGGAGATTGCGGTACGGGCGGCGCAGACGGGGCATCTGGTCTTTTCCACGCTGCATACGAATGACAGTGTCACGGCGGTGACGCGGCTGTTGGAGATGGGGATTGAACCGAGTGTGTTGGGGGCTTCGCTGGTGGCGAGCATTGCACAGCGGCTGGCGCAGCGGATTTGCCGGCATTGTTTGGAGCCGGATCCGGACGTGGCGCCGGAGTTGCGGGAGGAGATGGCGCGGGTGCTGGGCCGGTCTCCGGCGGAGCTGGAGCTGTGGCGGGGCCGGGGCTGTGTGGAATGCCGTCAGCGGGGGTATCGGGGTCGGGTGGGCTTGTTTGAGTTTTTCGTATTGAACGAGGCACTGGCGGATTTGATCGAGCCCGGGGTGAAGGCGGGGACGCTCCGGGAAGCGGCCCGGCGGTACGGTTGGCGTTCGTTGCGGGAGCTGGGCTGGTTGAAGGTTCAGCAGCGGCTGATTTCGGTGTCGGAGTTGCAGCGGCTGACCCGTCGGGTGCGGGTGGGCAATGGGTGAGGAGGCGAACGCGGTTGCGGATCCGGGCGCGGTTCAAACGGTGCCGAACCGCCGATGGCGGCGGGCGTATTCCTCCAGGGCGGCGTAGAAGTGGGGCTTGCGAAAATCGGGCCAGAGCACCGGGGTGATGACCAGCTCGGCGTAGGAGATCTGCCACAGGAGGAAGTTGCTGACCCGCATTTCGCCGCTGGTGCGGATGAGGAGGTCCGGGTCGGGGATGTTGCGCGTCCAGAGGTGCCGCGCGAAGAGCGCCTCGTCAATGTCCTCGGGGTTGAGCCTGCCTTCGCGGACCTGCCGGGCGATGCTGCGGGCTGCTTCCACGATCTCGGTGCGGCCGCCGTAGCTGAGGGCCATTACCAGGTTGAGCCCGTTGTTTTTGGAGAGGCGGCGCAGGGTTTTTTGGAGCTCGGTTTGGACGGCCTCGGGCAGGCGCTGGATCTGGCCGATGACGTGCAGGCGCACGTTGTGTTTGTGGAGTTCGTCCGTCTCGGTTTTGAGGTAGTGCAGCAGGTACCTCATCAGGGCCTCGACCTCCTCGCGAGGCCGATTCCAGTTCTCGACCGAAAAGGCGTAGAGGGTGAGGTATTCGATGCCGATCTCGGCTGCGGCGCGGACGACGGCCCGGGCCGATTCGGCGCCGTGCCGGTGCCCTTCGATGCGGGGCAGGCCGCGCTGGCGGGCCCAGCGGCCGTTGCCGTCCATGATGATGGCCACGTGCCGGGGCAGGGCCGCCCGGGCCTCCGCGCTCAGGGTGGGGGCGGAGGAATTCACCGGGCCGCCGACGGGCGGCGTTGCGCCGACGGGAACGGTCAGTTCTGTGCCCGGTTCGACCATGGGGAACAGGGTCAGCGGAAAATGGTCTGGTCCCGGTCGGGCCCTACCGACACGATCCCGATGGGTGCGCCCACCAGGTCTTCCAGGGCCTTGAGGTAGGACCGTGCCCGGGCCGGGAGGTCTTTCCAACGGCGTGCGCCGCTGGTGGGGGTGCACCAGCCGGGGAATTCAGCGTAGACCGGCTCACAGGCGGCCAGCTCGGCCGTGTCCGAGGGAAGGTTGTCGTACCGGCGGCGTCCCACGCGGTAGGCCAGACACACCTTGATGGTTTGGACGGTGTCGAGTCCGTCCAGGTTGGTAACGGCCAGGAAATCCACGCCGTTGATGAGCACCGCCTGTCGGACGGCGACAGCGTCGAACCAGCCGCAGCGGCGGGGTCGACCGGTGGTGGCGCCGAATTCGCGGCCCATGCCGTGCAGGAGTTCGCCCAGTTCGGCATCCTCGGTGGGCAGGGGACCTTCACCGACGCGGGTGGTGTAGGCTTTCATCACGCCCACCACCTGGTCGATCCGATTGGGCGGGACGCCGGAACCGGTGCAGGCACCGCCGGCGGTGGTGTTGGAGGAGGTGACGTACGGGTAGGTCCCGTGGTCAATGTCCAGGAAGGTGCCCTGGGCACCTTCGAACAGGAGGTTCTTGCCCTGTTGCAGTGCCTGGTGCAGCACCTGAACGGTATTGGTGATAAAGGGTTTCAGAAAGGCGCCGGCGGCCTGGTACTCCTCCAGCACCTTGCGGTAGGACAGCGGGCGGGCGCCCCAGGCGCGAAGGACCTGGTTGTTTTCGCGGATGCGTTGTTTGAGCTGCTCGGCGAACCGTTCGGGCTGGATCAGGTCCACCATGCGCAGGCCGACGCGGGCTGCCTTGTCGGCGTAGGCCGGGCCGATGCCGCGTTTGGTGGTACCGATGCGCTGGCGGTCCTTGCGCTGTTCCCGGGCGACGTCCAATTCCCGGTGATAGGGCAGGACTACATGGGCGGTTTCGCTGATGCGCAGGTTGTCTCCCACCTTGACACCCAGCTGCCGGAGGCCCCGGATTTCGTCGGCCAGGCTGACCGGGTCAATGACCACGCCGTTGCCGATCACGCACAGTTTGTCGCGGCGCAGGATTCCGGAAGGGACGAGGTGCAGGATGTAGCGTTCCTTTCCGACCCAGACGGTGTGACCGGCGTTGTTGCCACCGGCGTACCGGACCACCACGTCGGCTTCCTCGGTCAGAACGTCAATAATCTTGCCCTTGCCTTCGTCGCCCCACTGGGCGCCGACCAGAATTGTATTCGCCATAGTTGGTTTGCCGCTGCCGGTTGTCGGCATGCCTTTCCGGCACGCTCACGCCTCGGCGCGACCGGCAGATCTGCCGCTGGCAGCGGGACCGTTGCAACCTAGAAGGCCGGGAGCGATTCTGTCAACGTTGCCGGGTGAACCTCGCGGCCCGGCCCTGCTGGTTGAAATGCCCGTCTTTGCCTCCCGCACGACCCTGGCCAAACCCCCGCATGCTTTGTCGCACCTAAAGAGACCAAGGCTCCCGCCGCCTTTCACGGGGCAGATCGTCCCCTGACTGCCGGCGGTCCGGACCGGCGTCCTCGCCAGGGCCCCGACCGGCCTCTAGGGGAGGCCGATTGTCCCTGTGGCCGGGGGAGCGCTGCTGGCGCGTTGGACATCCAGCAGCGGGGGTGCGAAAAGGCTGCCGGGGGCGATGGCCGGCGCAAAGGACGGGTTCGCATTGAGAGGCACGTTGGTGGCGGCCAACAACCGGTGGGGTTCCGGCATGCCGCCGAACCCGGGCATCGCGGACGACGGCCAGGCCATTTGGGTCGTCGGAACTTCCATGGGCCGAACGGCTGCGCCTTCCAACCCGCCCGGCAGCTGGAATTGCTCGGCCTGCCAGATGACACTGATCACCAGGGCACAAACCCCCACGCCGACCAGGCCGACCCAGAGCGGTCGGGGGGCCAGCGCCTCTTTGAGCATGTGCCACCACGGTACGGGGTGGGCGGCCGGCTGTGCGGCGTGGCTCTGTTGTTCCTGCCGGAGCCGGGCCAGTACGGTCTGCCGCATTTCGTCCAGGCAGCCGGCCGGCGGCCGTTCATACCGTTTCAGGGCCAGCAAGCGGCGCAGTCGTTCAAATTCTCCCGCGGGCGTTTCCATGGTTGTCTGACGGGTTCAGAGGTAATCGGACAGGTATGCCTGGAGTTGTTGTCGCGCGTAAAAGAGGCGCGACCGGACGGTGCCCACGCTGCAGTCCATGATCCTGGCGATTTCCTCGTGCGACATACCCTGTACCTCGTGCAAAATCACCACCAGTCTATGCTTTTCTGACAGCTTCATCATGGCTTCGTTCAACTTTTGGCGCAGCTCGGCCAGCGAAACCTCGCGCCGCGGTGTTTGCTCGGTGATCAGGGCCACCAGATCCGGATCGTGCTCCGCGTGGGCGTCCAGGTCGTTCAAGCTGGGGCCGCTCCGTTCCGGTCGCTTTTTCTCCAGAAAATTCAGCGTTTTGTTGACGGCAATGCGGTAGAGCCAGGTGCCGAAGGCGGCGTCGCCCCGGAACCGGTCCAGCGCATGGTAGGCGGTGATGAAGGTTTCCTGCGTCAGGTCACGGGCGTCCTCATGGTGGGAGGTCATGTGGTAGATGACCTGGTAAACGCGTTCCTGATGTCGGCGCATCAGCAGATCGAACGCGTCCAGGTCACCCTCCCGGGCTCGTTGGACCAGGGCCTCGTCCGGCGGACCTGTGTCCGGGGCGGGTGTGCCCGGGGCTTGGGCAGGGACGGAACCGGGGTGGGTGGTTTCGTGTGCCATCGCCTTGGTTCGGGGCTGGTCAGCCGGGCAGGGCGAGTTGATCCGTTTGGCGGGCCAGAAAGTCCGCAGCGGCCTTGAGTCCGTCCGTCTGGAGCGGTCCCGGCAGGTTGTCCAACTCTTGTCGCGCCCGGTTCAGGTGGAGGTGCACCTCGTCCAGTGCCGCGGGGAAGGCCCGGTACTGATGAAGCATCCGCCGCAGCTCCGGTAAATGTCGGGGGTGCCATTCCCGGATCCACCGTTCCAACCGTCTTCGGTCCTGGTCGTCCGCCCGCGCCCAGGCCAGCAGGACCGGCAGGGTGAGTTTGCCCTTGGACAGGTCCGTGCCGAGGGACTTGCCCGCCACCCGTTCCTCACCCATCAGGTCCAGGCAATCGTCGTACAGTTGGTAGGCGGTGCCAAAAACCAGCCCGAACCTTCGCAATCCCTGACGCACTTCCGGTCGGGCGCCGCTGCACCAGGCGCCCAGGTCACAAGCCAGGGCGAAAAGCTCCCCCGTTTTCATGGCCAGGATGCGCCGGTAGTGTTCCTGGGACAGGGTGAAATCCCGGCGGTACCGGGTTTGGAGGATCTCGCCGGTGCAGACCACCTGGGTGGCTTGGGCGACGGTGCGGCAGACCTCCGGGGTGGGGAAGGCTGCGGCTTGAGTCAGTGCCTGGGCAAAAAGGCAATCGCCAAACAGTACGGCGGTTTCGTTGCCCCATCGGGCTGCCACCGTTTGCCGACCCCGCCGCAGGGCCGCCTCGTCCATGACGTCGTCGTGGACCAGCGTGGCCAGGTGCACCATTTCGATGATCACGGCCACGCGGACGTGGTCGTCGGAGGTCCGACCCAGGGCGTGTCCAGCCAATCCCACCAGTGTGGGCCGCAACTGCTTGCCCGGGCCTTGCAGCGTGTATTCGGCCAGATCGGACAACGCCGGGTCGAAGGACCGAACCTGTTCGACCAGTTGGGCTGAGACCTGTTCCAGGAATCCCTCCAACGGTCCGACGATTCGTTTCCAGAGCAGACCGACCTCGGCGTCCTGGGAATCAGCTGCGGGGGCGGCGGTTGCTTTGGTGCCCGTTGCCAGCATGCCGCTTCAGTCTAGGTAGCTTGTCGGGCCAAGTCAAACGCCCGTGACCGGTTGACACGCTCCGGCGGCGGGCGAACCTGCCTGCAACCGCAGGCGAGACCGCAGCCCGGTTATGTGAGACCCCTAATGCGCCAAGGGCATTTGGAAGTTTTGCCACGAGGCGCCGACCTCCGGCTCGAGAACCCACTTTTGTGCGGAGGAACGGGCAACGGGACAGCCAAGCTGAACCATGGGCCGCGGGAGGGCTCCGGCCTTGACGCCAGGGGCGGTCGGCGCGTGCGGGGTTCGTGCCGTGGCTCCAGTTTAGCCGGAGGGCACCGCCGCTTCCGCCACCACGGCCCGCCACCAGCGCGCTTGCCACTGGTGCCACCAGTCCAGCCAGCTGACCGCCACTTCCACCCGCGCCACCAGCCGCCGCGCGTGCCGCACCACCATCGCCGGCAGTCGCACCATCTGTTTGAGCAGCGTGGGCACGGTCCAGCCTTGGCACGGGTCGGGCAGGCAAAGCAGTTGCACGGCTTTCATCAGGTTGTAGGCCAGCGCCGCAATCGCGTAGAACATCCGGTTGGCCACCAGGCTGGCGCAGGGCGGAGGGTGCAGGTCCAGCCCCCGCAGCACTTCCTTGAAGAGTTGTTCCTTGGCGCCTTTCAACCGATGCCGCGCCCTCACCGCCCCCGCGTCGATGCGGCGACGGTGCGTGACGGCAGTGCAGCGGGGTTGTCACGGCGGTTTTATCGGGTGGTGGTGCCCTGAGAATGGTGGCCCGGGGCTGTGCCCGGGTTGTGGTCCAGTGCCCAGTAGGCCCGGGCGGCGGACGCCCGGAGGGGCGTGGGGGTTGCGTGCGGCCGTCAGGGTTGATGCCGGTGTGCCGGGCGGGCCCGGTTGATGGTAGCGGTGTGGGATCGGAGGTGTCCCAGGAGTGGGAACGTGTGAGGTGGGTGTGGTGTGGATGGGGCCAGTGGCGGCGTGGGGTGAGTGAGGCTGGGGCGCGGGTGCGCTGGCGGGTGGT includes these proteins:
- a CDS encoding GspE/PulE family protein, giving the protein MSANEPARPVEVGELLVQRGILSPKLLELVRRRQARLGIPQHRAIVELNYASEEDTYRALAELHGLPFEDVSGVDVPTEVLKEVPLKLIFHYRLLPLRREGDALVVAVSEPPLPMEEGNLRLILHRPLQFVLSSPSAIQAALRKHFGLGAETIQQLRDERAWEEPGAEMVFDVKPAEDDPAVQASIARLVDQILVEALRLDATDIHIEPYPEEIRLRYRIDGVLQTIPVPAGLRRLHPALVSRLKIMAGLNIAEKRLPQDGRIAMKTGGESYDLRVSVLPTAHGEALCLRVLGRQSLFLDLGQLGMEPEQETLMRELVQLPQGMVLLTGPTGSGKTTTLYAALAQANDEGRKIITLENPVEYQIHGIAQIQTREEIGLTFASGLRAVLRHDPDVILIGEIRDPETAEIAVRAAQTGHLVFSTLHTNDSVTAVTRLLEMGIEPSVLGASLVASIAQRLAQRICRHCLEPDPDVAPELREEMARVLGRSPAELELWRGRGCVECRQRGYRGRVGLFEFFVLNEALADLIEPGVKAGTLREAARRYGWRSLRELGWLKVQQRLISVSELQRLTRRVRVGNG
- a CDS encoding isoprenyl transferase, which translates into the protein MVEPGTELTVPVGATPPVGGPVNSSAPTLSAEARAALPRHVAIIMDGNGRWARQRGLPRIEGHRHGAESARAVVRAAAEIGIEYLTLYAFSVENWNRPREEVEALMRYLLHYLKTETDELHKHNVRLHVIGQIQRLPEAVQTELQKTLRRLSKNNGLNLVMALSYGGRTEIVEAARSIARQVREGRLNPEDIDEALFARHLWTRNIPDPDLLIRTSGEMRVSNFLLWQISYAELVITPVLWPDFRKPHFYAALEEYARRHRRFGTV
- a CDS encoding adenylosuccinate synthase, with amino-acid sequence MANTILVGAQWGDEGKGKIIDVLTEEADVVVRYAGGNNAGHTVWVGKERYILHLVPSGILRRDKLCVIGNGVVIDPVSLADEIRGLRQLGVKVGDNLRISETAHVVLPYHRELDVAREQRKDRQRIGTTKRGIGPAYADKAARVGLRMVDLIQPERFAEQLKQRIRENNQVLRAWGARPLSYRKVLEEYQAAGAFLKPFITNTVQVLHQALQQGKNLLFEGAQGTFLDIDHGTYPYVTSSNTTAGGACTGSGVPPNRIDQVVGVMKAYTTRVGEGPLPTEDAELGELLHGMGREFGATTGRPRRCGWFDAVAVRQAVLINGVDFLAVTNLDGLDTVQTIKVCLAYRVGRRRYDNLPSDTAELAACEPVYAEFPGWCTPTSGARRWKDLPARARSYLKALEDLVGAPIGIVSVGPDRDQTIFR
- a CDS encoding sigma-70 family RNA polymerase sigma factor is translated as MAHETTHPGSVPAQAPGTPAPDTGPPDEALVQRAREGDLDAFDLLMRRHQERVYQVIYHMTSHHEDARDLTQETFITAYHALDRFRGDAAFGTWLYRIAVNKTLNFLEKKRPERSGPSLNDLDAHAEHDPDLVALITEQTPRREVSLAELRQKLNEAMMKLSEKHRLVVILHEVQGMSHEEIARIMDCSVGTVRSRLFYARQQLQAYLSDYL
- a CDS encoding polyprenyl synthetase family protein is translated as MLATGTKATAAPAADSQDAEVGLLWKRIVGPLEGFLEQVSAQLVEQVRSFDPALSDLAEYTLQGPGKQLRPTLVGLAGHALGRTSDDHVRVAVIIEMVHLATLVHDDVMDEAALRRGRQTVAARWGNETAVLFGDCLFAQALTQAAAFPTPEVCRTVAQATQVVCTGEILQTRYRRDFTLSQEHYRRILAMKTGELFALACDLGAWCSGARPEVRQGLRRFGLVFGTAYQLYDDCLDLMGEERVAGKSLGTDLSKGKLTLPVLLAWARADDQDRRRLERWIREWHPRHLPELRRMLHQYRAFPAALDEVHLHLNRARQELDNLPGPLQTDGLKAAADFLARQTDQLALPG